In one window of Fulvia fulva chromosome 5, complete sequence DNA:
- a CDS encoding Alkaline phosphatase D translates to MQVTAAFVALLAAAQAEYHANINYRSPSHVHNLAISIPKVMKRHGGASHQDPAAVNFTHGVASGDPYAESVILWTRASPTMDNDHSNVTVSGTAALYNHETAQYVEASKSSICVEWTLSPDEDLKHSAAHGKAYTSSDIDYTIKIEAKGLKPYTWYWYQFTVCDSNNKSPVGRTKTAPAKDQDVDNIGVAVFSCSNFPTGYFNGYGNSTRKDNVEYVVHLGDYIYEYATSSPTYGRAVRPEREIFILYNYRARLATYRTDLDLLLLHSSIPGFRPGTIMRDGSSGLNNTEESFEENGRVSVDQRKMNAVRAYFEWMPIRQVDMDNNLRIWRSFNLGNLFDPIILDTRNYDRSITDLGWNEDYIPEIMNDAGRTMMGSIQENWLYNTLKRSKATWRIIGSQVVFSTINATRWFGTDYNTDAWDGYMANKNRTLKTLYDNNIGNNIVLAGDTHENWVADLTWLEEKDYDQQSGAGAVGVEFAGTAVSSTSSCGDEFTINSCNNQSRNLVADNPELQWQEGYYRGYYEMQISKKEVRASYFGTPSLVTRNGYEVPLANFTIAAGDNRLTRPVGGESGVRNGALQRKETTVSNLTLDTNTGRWFEHNENVLNIPRQSS, encoded by the exons ATGCAGGTGACAGCAGCTTTCGTTGCGCTGCTCGCAGCTGCTCAGGCCGAGTACCATGCTAATATCAACTATCGATCACCTTCGCACGTCCACAACCTGGCCATCAGTATACCAAAGGTCATGAAGAGGCACGGTGGAGCCTCTCACCAAGATCCAGCTGCAGTGAACTTCACTCATGGAGTCGCATCTGGTGATCCGTACGCCGAGAGCGTCATTCTCTGG ACACGAGCCAGTCCAACGATGGACAACGATCACAGCAATGTAACCGTGTCGGGCACTGCAGCACTGTATAACCACGAGACCGCCCAGTACGTCGAGGCGAGCAAGAGTTCGATTTGTGTGGAGTGGACTCTGTCTCCAGACGAGGACTTGAAACACTCTGCAGCACATGGCAAAGCCTACACGAGCTCCGATATCGATTACACGATCAAGATTGAAGCTAAGGGATTGAAGCCATACACTTGGTACTGGTATCAATTCACTGTATGCGACAGCAACAACAAGAGCCCGGTGGGTCGCACCAAGACTGCTCCTGCGAAAGATCAAGATGTGGACAACATCGGAGTGGCTGTCTTCTCATGCAGCAACTTCCCGACTGGATATTTCAATGGCTATGGTAATTCGACTAGGAAGGACAACGTCGAATACGTCGTTCATCTCGGTGACTACATCTATGAATACGCGACCTCTTCACCAACCTACGGCCGAGCAGTCCGCCCCGAACGAGAGATCTTCATACTATACAACTACCGAGCGCGTCTCGCGACCTACCGCACTGATCTGGACCTACTGCTCTTGCATTCAAGTATCCCTGGATTCCGACCTGGGACGATCATGAG AGATGGCAGCTCTGGCTTGAACAACACCGAAGAGTCCTTCGAGGAGAACGGAAGAGTCAGTGTCGACCAGCGCAAGATGAACGCGGTTCGTGCGTACTTCGAGTGGATGCCAATTCGTCAAGTAGACATGGACAACAATCTGAGGATCTGGAGGAGTTTCAATCTCGGCAACCTGTTCGATCCCATCATTCTTGACACGAGGAACTATGACCGAAGCATCACTGATCTCGGATGGAATGAGGATTACATACCAGAAATCATGAACGACGCTGGCAGGACCATGATGGGCTCTATACAGGAGAATTGGTTATACAACACACTGAAGCGCTCCAAGGCCACGTGGCGCATCATCGGATCGCAGGTCGTCTTCTCAACCATAAACGCGACTCGTTGGTTCGGTACCGACTACAATACTGATGCTTGGGATGGCTACATGGCGAACAAGAACCGGACTCTGAAGACACTCTACGACAACAACATTGGTAACAATATCGTGTTGGCAGGCGACACGCACGAGAACTGGGTGGCCGACTTGACA TGGCTGGAAGAAAAGGACTACGACCAACAATCCGGTGCTGGCGCTGTTGGGGTTGAATTCGCAGGGACTGCCGTTTCCAGCACGTCCTCCTGTGGCGATGAGTTCACTATCAACTCATGCAATAACCAGTCCCGCAACCTTGTCGCCGACAATCCCGAATTGCAATGGCAAGAAGGCTACTATCGCGGCTACTACGAGATGCAGATCAGCAAGAAAGAAGTACGAGCTTCATATTTTGGCACGCCATCTCTGGTGACAAGAAATGGCTATGAAGTTCCACTGGCCAACTTCACGATCGCTGCGGGCGATAATCGTCTCACCAGGCCTGTAGGCGGAGAGTCAGGCGTAAGAAATGGCGCTTTGCAACGCAAAGAGACGACCGTCAGTAACCTCACTCTGGACACGAATACTGGACGATGGTTCGAACACAACGAGAACGTGCTCAACATCCCAAGGCAAAGCAGTTAG